A stretch of Plesiomonas shigelloides DNA encodes these proteins:
- a CDS encoding cation diffusion facilitator family transporter gives MSLAGTIVMSGFGIGYGLLVGSNAIFMDGLFSLLSMGMTGLGLLTAYLVSRPDDHRFQYGYAHLEPLINVVNGGVILLTCIFAFVNAISSIRQGGHVINLDSALLYALVSTIFCFGVYSVELRVARSVNSELVRVDAKEWLVDGILSCTILLGFALAKVLEGTSLAWVNVYIDSVMVAALALVAMFIPISVLRRNLSEVLLVAPRSPLSAHLDETLSRIANRHGFIEYSSHLAKIGRRYEVEVNILVPRDGDWGIHRQDHIRKELWDELGEELGNDPWLSLCFTSESRWL, from the coding sequence TTGTCGTTAGCTGGCACCATCGTGATGTCAGGCTTTGGCATTGGTTATGGTTTGCTGGTTGGCTCCAACGCCATTTTTATGGATGGCTTGTTCTCCTTGCTCAGCATGGGCATGACCGGGTTGGGCTTATTGACCGCTTATCTGGTTTCCCGTCCCGATGATCACCGTTTTCAGTATGGATATGCGCACCTTGAGCCGTTGATCAATGTGGTCAATGGAGGCGTGATCTTACTAACCTGTATTTTTGCATTTGTAAATGCAATCTCTTCTATCCGCCAAGGTGGTCATGTCATCAATCTGGACAGTGCGCTGTTGTATGCACTGGTCTCGACTATATTTTGTTTTGGTGTTTACAGCGTTGAATTGCGTGTCGCACGCTCGGTAAACTCCGAACTGGTACGCGTGGATGCGAAAGAGTGGCTAGTGGATGGCATTTTAAGCTGCACGATTTTGCTGGGTTTTGCGCTGGCTAAAGTGTTAGAAGGCACCAGCTTGGCGTGGGTCAACGTGTATATTGACTCGGTGATGGTGGCCGCATTGGCGCTGGTGGCGATGTTTATCCCGATTAGCGTACTGCGCCGTAATCTCAGTGAAGTATTATTAGTTGCGCCGCGTAGCCCGCTTTCGGCGCATTTGGATGAAACCCTGTCGCGGATCGCCAATCGTCACGGATTTATCGAATATTCCAGCCATCTGGCCAAAATAGGCCGGCGCTACGAGGTGGAAGTGAACATCTTAGTGCCCCGCGATGGCGACTGGGGGATCCACCGTCAGGATCATATCCGCAAAGAGTTGTGGGATGAGCTGGGTGAGGAGCTGGGCAATGACCCTTGGCTGTCACTCTGTTTTACCAGTGAATCACGCTGGTTATAA
- a CDS encoding FixH family protein, translating to MTQQVWYKQFWPWFLILLPLAAVAASFYTLKLAITHRDSLVVDDYYNKGKAINEDISRLQLAEQLHIQGDLLIVGEQARLTLKKGELPAFPALKIYFYHPTLQDHDFNLMINADYNGVYRFDLPSAITGKWQVSIEPFDSRWRLQESITLPSSALFSFSGHR from the coding sequence ATGACACAACAGGTCTGGTATAAGCAGTTCTGGCCTTGGTTTCTGATCCTGCTCCCCCTTGCCGCGGTTGCAGCCAGTTTTTACACCCTAAAATTGGCCATTACCCACCGTGACAGTCTAGTGGTAGATGATTATTACAACAAAGGCAAAGCCATCAACGAAGATATCAGCCGTTTGCAATTGGCTGAACAACTGCATATCCAAGGCGATTTGCTGATTGTCGGCGAGCAAGCGCGCTTAACCCTGAAAAAAGGTGAACTCCCCGCCTTCCCTGCTCTCAAGATCTATTTCTATCACCCGACCTTGCAAGATCATGATTTCAATCTGATGATCAACGCCGATTACAATGGGGTGTACCGCTTTGATCTGCCATCGGCGATCACCGGCAAGTGGCAAGTGAGTATCGAGCCGTTCGACTCGCGCTGGCGGCTACAAGAGTCCATCACATTGCCATCCAGCGCGCTATTTTCCTTCTCCGGGCACCGTTAA
- the ccoS gene encoding cbb3-type cytochrome oxidase assembly protein CcoS, giving the protein MDIIYVLVPIAMLFVLVAVLVFLWAVKSEQFEDLNRQGMQILFEEDEQPSAARPAANKSDSKTQSKNPDQGPLA; this is encoded by the coding sequence ATGGACATTATTTATGTACTGGTTCCGATTGCCATGTTGTTCGTGCTGGTGGCAGTACTGGTGTTTCTGTGGGCGGTGAAATCTGAGCAATTTGAAGATTTAAATCGCCAAGGAATGCAAATTTTGTTTGAGGAAGATGAGCAGCCTAGCGCTGCACGTCCGGCAGCTAACAAGTCAGATAGCAAAACACAAAGCAAAAACCCAGATCAGGGGCCATTAGCATGA
- a CDS encoding heavy metal translocating P-type ATPase, with translation MDAVHACYHCGEPVPPGSRYEVILFNEPRAMCCPGCQAVAQTIVDSGLTSYYQYRTTPASRSELVPDELKNLQHYDLPEVQAEFVHQNNQGSETRNEISLSLDGVTCAACAWLIEKHLGQSDGVLSIQVNATAQRALLRWDPARVRLSELLARLRRLGYQAAPFEVASQEQQYRREMNSYLRKLGIAGLASMQVMMVAVALYLEMFSDLDTTQRWYFRWVSLIMSTPVILYASLPFYYSAWRSLKARTLNMDVPVSFALIGAYIASAYATITNQGEVYFESITMFAFFLLLGRFLEMRVRRLATEATSNLLKLVPSIATRENGEQVAAKSLRPGDRIIIRPGERVPADSCITDGISDVNESMLTGEYLPVTKQKHDPVYAGTVNGEGSLTAQVTHTGADSLLASILRLQDQALQTKPAIVLIADRIARYFVWALLLIAAMTWFGWHLYEPEKAFWVTLSVLVATCPCALALATPTAVTCVISRLSQMGLLVRKGHALETLCQVNRIVLDKTGTITEGRMSLVRTDVLTAQRSSADVLALAAALEAHSAHPIARVFQHLSDVSVNSGSPSAYSAEQAEIVTGNGIRARINGTVYRIGHYDFACAALANTNVATTEQAHRQPSDVPAGVLPVYLANETQLLACFWLQDPLRDDALASLTHLNQRGIQLSLLTGDRSGAADYIAAQLPLADWHKGLSPQDKLDYLQQRQQQGEIVMMVGDGVNDAPVLASAHLSVAMGSGTDLAKNAADMVLLSDKLDRLPQALHLARRTRRIIRENLAWSLGYNLVILPLAISGMLPPYLAAIGMSASSLIVVLNSLRLMR, from the coding sequence ATGGATGCTGTTCATGCCTGCTATCACTGCGGGGAGCCGGTTCCACCCGGTAGCCGCTATGAGGTTATTCTGTTCAATGAGCCGCGCGCTATGTGCTGTCCCGGCTGCCAAGCCGTCGCTCAGACCATTGTCGACAGCGGACTGACATCCTATTACCAGTACCGTACAACGCCTGCATCACGAAGCGAGTTGGTTCCGGACGAGCTGAAAAATCTGCAACACTACGACTTGCCTGAAGTACAAGCCGAATTCGTGCACCAAAATAACCAAGGCAGTGAAACCCGAAATGAAATCAGCCTATCGCTTGATGGCGTCACGTGCGCAGCCTGCGCATGGCTGATTGAAAAACACCTTGGCCAAAGCGATGGCGTACTCAGTATTCAGGTCAATGCCACCGCACAGCGCGCATTGCTGCGTTGGGATCCGGCGCGGGTCCGCCTTAGCGAATTGCTGGCGCGCCTGCGCCGCTTAGGTTACCAAGCCGCTCCGTTTGAAGTTGCCAGCCAAGAGCAGCAATACCGGCGCGAAATGAACAGTTACCTGCGTAAACTGGGGATCGCCGGTTTAGCCAGCATGCAGGTGATGATGGTCGCCGTTGCCCTGTATCTTGAAATGTTCAGTGATTTGGATACGACCCAGCGTTGGTATTTTCGCTGGGTTAGCCTCATCATGTCGACGCCGGTGATCCTCTACGCTTCCCTGCCCTTCTATTACAGTGCTTGGCGCAGCCTCAAGGCTCGCACACTGAATATGGATGTTCCTGTCTCTTTTGCCTTAATTGGTGCCTACATTGCCAGTGCTTACGCCACTATCACCAATCAAGGCGAGGTGTATTTTGAATCCATCACCATGTTTGCCTTTTTCTTGTTACTGGGGCGTTTTCTGGAGATGCGCGTGCGGCGCTTAGCCACTGAGGCAACCAGCAATTTGCTTAAATTGGTGCCCAGCATCGCCACACGGGAAAACGGCGAACAGGTGGCAGCCAAAAGCCTCCGCCCGGGCGATCGCATTATTATCCGCCCCGGCGAGCGAGTCCCGGCCGATTCTTGTATTACCGATGGAATCAGTGACGTCAACGAATCCATGCTGACCGGTGAATACTTACCGGTGACCAAACAAAAACACGATCCGGTGTACGCCGGTACCGTTAACGGCGAAGGCAGCTTAACGGCGCAAGTCACCCACACCGGTGCCGACAGCCTGCTGGCATCGATTTTGCGCCTGCAAGATCAAGCGCTGCAGACCAAACCGGCCATTGTGCTGATTGCCGATCGGATTGCCCGTTACTTTGTGTGGGCCTTGCTGCTGATTGCCGCCATGACATGGTTCGGCTGGCACCTGTATGAGCCCGAAAAAGCGTTCTGGGTGACGCTTTCCGTATTGGTGGCTACCTGCCCGTGCGCATTAGCCCTAGCTACGCCGACCGCCGTTACATGCGTCATCTCGCGCCTAAGCCAAATGGGGCTGTTGGTCCGTAAAGGGCATGCGCTAGAGACCTTATGTCAGGTCAATCGGATCGTACTGGATAAAACCGGCACCATCACCGAAGGGCGCATGTCACTGGTGCGCACTGATGTGCTAACAGCACAACGCTCAAGTGCCGATGTACTGGCTCTGGCCGCCGCACTGGAAGCGCACAGCGCCCACCCGATAGCGCGGGTGTTTCAGCACCTCAGTGATGTCTCGGTGAACTCAGGCTCCCCGAGCGCGTATAGTGCCGAACAAGCAGAAATTGTCACCGGTAATGGTATCCGCGCCCGCATTAATGGCACGGTTTATCGTATCGGACACTATGATTTTGCTTGCGCAGCGTTGGCCAACACAAACGTTGCTACCACAGAACAGGCTCACCGCCAGCCTAGCGACGTGCCGGCGGGAGTTTTGCCGGTCTATCTGGCAAATGAAACACAGCTGCTGGCGTGCTTCTGGCTGCAAGACCCATTACGTGACGATGCTTTGGCTAGCCTCACCCACTTAAATCAGCGCGGCATTCAACTTTCGCTTCTCACAGGCGATCGCTCTGGCGCCGCCGATTACATTGCTGCACAATTGCCGCTGGCCGATTGGCATAAAGGATTATCGCCACAAGACAAGCTCGATTACCTACAACAACGTCAGCAACAAGGTGAGATAGTGATGATGGTCGGCGATGGCGTGAACGATGCGCCAGTCTTAGCCAGTGCGCACTTATCGGTGGCAATGGGAAGTGGAACCGACTTGGCAAAAAACGCTGCTGACATGGTATTGCTGTCCGATAAACTGGATCGTTTACCGCAGGCGCTGCATTTGGCACGCCGAACTCGCCGAATTATCCGTGAAAACTTGGCGTGGTCACTCGGCTACAACTTGGTGATTTTACCCCTGGCGATCAGCGGCATGCTTCCTCCGTATTTGGCCGCTATCGGCATGTCAGCCAGCTCGCTGATTGTGGTGCTTAACTCGTTGCGTTTAATGAGGTAG
- a CDS encoding FNR family transcription factor, producing MIPEKKTIRRIQSGGCAIHCQDCSISQLCIPFTLNESELDQLDNIIERKKPIQKGQALFKAGDELKSLYAIRSGTIKSYTITEQGDEQITAFHLAGDLVGFDAINNMAHPSFAQALETSMVCEIPFEILDDLSGKMPKLRQQMMRLMSSEIKGDQDMILLLSKKNAEERLAAFIYNLSRRFAARGFSPREFRLTMTRGDIGNYLGLTVETISRLLGRFQKSNILAVKGKYITINDIDALSVLAGNNKQA from the coding sequence ATGATCCCAGAGAAAAAGACGATACGACGCATTCAATCCGGTGGCTGTGCCATCCACTGTCAGGACTGCAGCATCAGTCAGTTATGTATTCCTTTCACGCTGAATGAAAGCGAACTGGATCAGCTCGATAACATTATTGAACGCAAGAAACCGATTCAAAAAGGTCAGGCGCTGTTCAAAGCAGGTGATGAGCTTAAATCCCTGTACGCGATCCGCTCCGGCACGATCAAAAGCTACACCATCACCGAACAAGGTGATGAGCAGATCACTGCCTTCCATCTGGCCGGCGATCTGGTTGGCTTTGACGCCATCAATAACATGGCGCATCCAAGCTTTGCTCAGGCGCTGGAAACCTCGATGGTGTGCGAAATTCCGTTCGAGATCCTCGATGACCTGTCAGGCAAGATGCCTAAACTGCGTCAGCAGATGATGCGTCTGATGAGCAGCGAAATCAAAGGCGATCAGGATATGATCCTGCTGCTGTCTAAGAAAAACGCGGAAGAGCGTTTGGCGGCGTTTATCTATAACCTGTCACGTCGTTTTGCGGCGCGCGGCTTCTCACCACGCGAATTTCGCCTGACTATGACCCGTGGTGATATCGGCAATTATCTGGGATTGACTGTCGAAACCATCAGCCGTCTGCTGGGCCGCTTCCAGAAGAGCAACATTCTGGCAGTGAAAGGTAAGTACATCACCATCAATGACATTGATGCTTTATCGGTGCTCGCCGGTAATAATAAACAAGCCTAA
- the efp gene encoding elongation factor P, translating to MKVAQEIRAGNVVMIGGEPMIVLKTEFNKSGRNAAVCKMKLKGLLTGAGTETVFKADEKMEDIILDRKECTYSYFADPMYVFMDSEYNQYDIEKENLGDMLNYMVDGMEDVCQVTFFNEKAISVELPTTIVREVAYTEPSARGDTSGKVMKPATLKGTDYTLSVADFVQIGDMIEIDTRTNEFKRRINK from the coding sequence ATGAAAGTTGCTCAGGAAATCCGTGCCGGTAACGTAGTAATGATTGGCGGCGAGCCAATGATCGTGCTGAAAACCGAATTTAACAAATCCGGTCGTAACGCAGCAGTATGTAAGATGAAACTGAAAGGTCTGCTGACCGGTGCCGGTACCGAAACCGTTTTCAAAGCAGATGAAAAAATGGAAGACATCATTCTGGATCGTAAAGAGTGCACCTACTCTTACTTTGCTGATCCAATGTATGTATTCATGGACAGCGAATACAACCAGTATGATATCGAGAAAGAAAACCTGGGCGACATGCTGAACTACATGGTAGACGGCATGGAAGACGTATGCCAGGTAACTTTCTTCAACGAGAAAGCGATCAGCGTAGAGCTGCCAACGACTATCGTTCGTGAAGTTGCTTACACCGAGCCATCAGCTCGTGGTGATACTTCTGGTAAAGTGATGAAGCCAGCTACCCTGAAAGGTACTGACTACACTCTGTCTGTTGCTGACTTCGTTCAGATCGGCGACATGATCGAGATCGACACTCGTACCAACGAATTCAAGCGCCGTATCAACAAGTAA
- the ttcA gene encoding tRNA 2-thiocytidine(32) synthetase TtcA — translation MTQPLNQKQQYNFNKLQKRLRREIGNAIADFNMIEEGDRIMVCLSGGKDSYTLLDILRNLQQSAPVNFELVAVNLDQKQPGFPEDILPAYLESIGVEYKIVQEDTYSIVKDKIPEGKTTCSLCSRLRRGILYRTATELGATKIALGHHRDDILETMFLNMFYGGKLKGMPPKLVSDDGKHVVIRPLAYCREKDIERFAEIREFPIIPCNLCGSQPNLQRQVIKEMLRDWDKRYPGRIETMFSATQNIVPSHMCDSKLFDFKSIKSGSEVIDGGDIAFDRQDIPLQPVGLEEEEDYQPVNVGERLDIVELK, via the coding sequence ATGACTCAGCCACTGAACCAGAAACAACAGTACAACTTCAATAAACTGCAAAAGCGCCTGCGCCGTGAAATCGGCAATGCCATTGCTGACTTCAACATGATTGAAGAAGGCGATCGCATCATGGTGTGCCTGTCCGGCGGTAAGGATAGCTACACCCTGCTGGATATCCTGCGTAACCTGCAGCAAAGTGCACCGGTGAATTTTGAGCTGGTGGCTGTGAATTTGGATCAGAAGCAGCCAGGTTTCCCGGAAGATATTCTGCCGGCATATCTGGAGAGCATTGGTGTCGAGTATAAGATTGTCCAAGAAGACACTTATTCCATCGTAAAAGACAAGATCCCAGAAGGTAAAACCACCTGCTCTCTGTGCTCACGTCTGCGCCGCGGTATTTTGTACCGTACCGCCACTGAGTTGGGCGCCACTAAGATTGCGCTGGGCCACCACCGTGATGACATTCTGGAGACCATGTTCCTGAACATGTTCTACGGCGGTAAACTCAAAGGCATGCCACCGAAACTGGTAAGCGATGATGGTAAGCATGTGGTGATCCGCCCGCTGGCTTACTGCCGCGAGAAAGATATCGAGCGTTTCGCTGAAATTCGTGAGTTCCCAATCATTCCATGCAACCTGTGTGGTTCGCAGCCAAACCTGCAGCGTCAGGTGATCAAAGAAATGCTGCGCGATTGGGACAAGCGTTACCCTGGCCGCATTGAAACCATGTTCAGCGCAACCCAGAACATCGTGCCATCACACATGTGTGACAGTAAGCTGTTTGATTTCAAATCCATCAAATCCGGCAGTGAAGTGATTGATGGCGGTGATATCGCGTTTGACCGTCAGGATATTCCACTGCAACCGGTGGGATTGGAAGAGGAAGAAGACTATCAGCCGGTAAATGTGGGCGAGCGTCTGGATATCGTTGAGCTGAAATAA
- a CDS encoding sulfite exporter TauE/SafE family protein → MITLSATGAVLVGLAGAGHCLGMCGGVAAALTFALPDQNSLWRKTGYLLLYNIGRILAYSLAGLLLGGLFASLADLAAGKTLLLVLRLLAAVMMIALGLYMGQWWFGLQRFEVLGQHVWKRVKPLAQAMIPLKNPFMALPLGFVWGWLPCGLVYSTLTWASASGSALSGAAIMLGFGLGTLPAMLVVGQAASQLRNFLSGMLFKRTSAVLLLLYGAQTAYIAIQQLT, encoded by the coding sequence ATGATCACCTTGAGTGCCACCGGAGCAGTATTGGTCGGCTTAGCTGGCGCAGGCCACTGCTTGGGCATGTGCGGAGGCGTAGCCGCCGCCTTGACCTTTGCTCTACCGGATCAAAACTCGCTCTGGCGTAAAACGGGCTATCTGCTGCTGTACAATATCGGCCGTATTTTGGCTTATTCTTTAGCAGGCTTACTGCTCGGCGGGCTCTTTGCCTCACTGGCCGATCTCGCCGCCGGCAAAACCTTATTGCTGGTTTTGCGCTTGCTGGCCGCCGTGATGATGATTGCACTTGGCCTGTACATGGGGCAATGGTGGTTTGGGCTACAACGTTTTGAAGTCCTCGGCCAACATGTGTGGAAACGCGTTAAACCACTGGCTCAAGCGATGATCCCACTGAAAAATCCGTTTATGGCGTTGCCTCTTGGCTTTGTCTGGGGTTGGTTGCCGTGCGGATTGGTGTACTCCACTCTCACGTGGGCATCGGCATCCGGCAGTGCGCTGTCGGGCGCGGCCATCATGTTGGGCTTTGGCCTGGGCACCTTACCGGCCATGTTAGTGGTCGGACAAGCTGCGTCTCAGCTGCGAAATTTTCTCTCGGGGATGCTATTTAAACGCACATCTGCCGTGCTACTTTTGTTATATGGCGCACAAACTGCGTATATCGCTATTCAGCAGTTGACATAG
- the uspE gene encoding universal stress protein UspE, which translates to MIKYRNILVAIDPNQEAQPALSRALYLAQQEEGAEITAFLSIYDFSYEMTSMLSADERQAMRDGVVGQRINWVRDLLKDYTDTNVPIHIKVVWHNRPFEAIIREVIQGGHDLLIKATHQHDGLESLIFTPTDWHLLRKCPCPVLMVKNNEWREYSKLLVAVNLSSDEEYHQSLNEKLICEAQSLSVALQPGEVHLVNSYPSTPVNISIDIPEFDPKAYNDAIRGHHLLGMKTLRQQYHISAECTHVVEGLPEEVIPDVADKIDAELVILGTIGRTGISAAFIGNTAEHVIDRLTCDLLAVKPDGFVCPITDSLAK; encoded by the coding sequence ATGATTAAATACCGCAACATTCTGGTCGCCATCGATCCTAATCAGGAAGCGCAACCGGCACTGAGCCGAGCTTTATACCTCGCCCAGCAAGAAGAAGGCGCGGAAATTACCGCCTTTTTATCCATTTATGACTTTTCCTATGAAATGACTTCGATGCTGTCGGCTGACGAGCGCCAAGCGATGCGTGATGGCGTAGTTGGGCAGCGGATCAATTGGGTACGTGACTTACTCAAAGATTACACCGATACCAACGTGCCGATTCATATCAAAGTGGTATGGCACAACCGCCCTTTTGAAGCAATTATTCGCGAAGTTATTCAAGGCGGGCACGATCTGCTGATCAAAGCCACGCACCAGCATGATGGTCTGGAATCACTGATCTTTACCCCAACCGATTGGCACTTGCTGCGTAAGTGTCCGTGCCCAGTGCTGATGGTGAAAAACAATGAGTGGCGTGAATACAGCAAGCTGTTAGTAGCGGTGAACCTCTCGAGTGATGAAGAGTATCACCAAAGCCTGAACGAAAAGCTGATTTGCGAGGCACAAAGTTTAAGCGTGGCGCTGCAACCCGGCGAAGTGCATTTGGTGAACTCGTACCCGTCTACTCCGGTAAATATCTCGATTGATATTCCTGAGTTTGATCCAAAAGCCTATAACGATGCAATTCGCGGACACCACTTGTTAGGCATGAAGACACTGCGCCAGCAATACCATATCAGCGCCGAATGTACCCATGTGGTGGAAGGGCTACCCGAGGAAGTAATCCCAGATGTTGCCGACAAGATTGATGCTGAGTTAGTTATTTTAGGCACCATTGGCCGTACCGGTATTTCAGCCGCGTTCATCGGTAATACCGCAGAGCATGTGATTGATCGCTTAACGTGTGATTTGTTGGCGGTGAAACCAGACGGGTTTGTTTGCCCAATTACAGACAGTTTAGCCAAATAG
- the ccoP gene encoding cytochrome-c oxidase, cbb3-type subunit III yields the protein MSLFWTLWITIITLATIFGCGVLLWWCTKDKMGVDEGSDMGHSYDGIKEINNPLPKWWRYMFWMTIVFALGYLVLYPGLGAWGNLLGWHSANQSVLSLQESNAAVEKAKAAGQYVQYDQEKAQADKTFGETFKKLAYQADGTTFRPLTEVANDPNAMKVGKALFLQNCALCHGSDARGQKGFPNLTDNDWLYGGEPEVIKTTILHGRIGAMPAWKDTLGPDGVREVVSYALSLSGRKVDPREAEAGKKRFVLCAACHGPDGKGNPAVGAPNLTDQIWLYGGTRANVEETVKYGRNGQMPAWQSILGDDKVHLLAAYVFSLSQNNGGQAGMATNEPAKAAH from the coding sequence ATGAGTCTTTTCTGGACACTTTGGATCACCATCATCACGCTGGCCACGATCTTTGGCTGCGGCGTACTGTTGTGGTGGTGTACAAAAGATAAAATGGGCGTCGATGAAGGCTCTGACATGGGCCACAGTTACGACGGCATTAAAGAAATCAACAACCCGCTACCAAAATGGTGGCGCTACATGTTCTGGATGACCATCGTGTTTGCGTTGGGCTATCTGGTGCTGTATCCAGGCTTAGGTGCATGGGGTAACTTGCTCGGCTGGCACAGTGCTAACCAGAGCGTGTTGTCGTTGCAAGAGTCGAATGCCGCGGTTGAAAAAGCCAAAGCCGCTGGCCAATACGTGCAATACGACCAAGAAAAGGCGCAAGCCGACAAAACCTTCGGCGAAACCTTTAAAAAGCTGGCTTATCAGGCTGATGGCACAACCTTCCGTCCGTTGACCGAAGTGGCAAATGATCCGAATGCCATGAAAGTTGGGAAAGCGTTATTCTTGCAAAACTGCGCCCTGTGCCACGGGTCAGATGCGCGCGGACAAAAAGGCTTCCCGAACCTGACCGACAATGATTGGCTGTACGGCGGTGAGCCGGAAGTGATCAAAACCACCATTTTGCATGGTCGTATCGGTGCAATGCCAGCGTGGAAAGACACCTTAGGCCCAGACGGCGTTCGTGAAGTCGTCAGCTACGCCTTAAGTTTGTCCGGCCGTAAGGTCGACCCACGGGAAGCGGAAGCCGGCAAAAAACGTTTTGTGCTGTGTGCAGCCTGCCACGGTCCGGATGGTAAAGGTAACCCTGCTGTCGGTGCGCCAAACCTGACTGACCAGATTTGGCTGTACGGCGGAACCCGTGCCAATGTCGAAGAAACGGTGAAATATGGCCGTAATGGACAGATGCCAGCATGGCAATCCATTCTAGGTGACGATAAAGTCCATCTGTTGGCCGCTTATGTGTTTAGCTTGAGCCAAAATAACGGCGGACAAGCCGGTATGGCAACCAATGAACCGGCAAAAGCCGCGCATTGA
- a CDS encoding SIMPL domain-containing protein, whose amino-acid sequence MNRIVMALLVALGLAAGGWLAGYGVEKSRAPVRTVTVKGLAEQDVKADLALWPIRFVRAGNDLAQVRDEIQRDDTAVTAFLQKNGLADAVSFRGMDVTDRNAQQYGDGNVPFRFIITRTIMLRTQDVAKIDEAYKQSSQLVDSGVILSNEGVGSGNPVYLYNGLTTLKPAMIAEATKNAREAAQQFAHDSQSRLGRILVADQGVFQILPRDNAPMLQEDQQIDKTIRVVTTIKYQLVD is encoded by the coding sequence ATGAATCGAATTGTGATGGCGCTACTGGTAGCGCTGGGCTTGGCGGCCGGTGGTTGGCTAGCCGGTTATGGGGTAGAGAAAAGTCGCGCACCAGTACGCACGGTAACCGTGAAAGGGCTGGCAGAGCAGGATGTAAAGGCTGATCTGGCGTTATGGCCGATTCGCTTTGTGCGTGCGGGGAATGATTTGGCGCAGGTGCGTGATGAGATCCAGCGCGATGACACGGCCGTGACCGCTTTTTTGCAGAAAAATGGTTTAGCGGATGCAGTATCCTTTCGTGGCATGGATGTGACTGACCGTAATGCACAGCAATATGGCGATGGCAATGTGCCGTTTCGCTTCATCATTACCCGCACTATCATGCTGCGTACCCAAGATGTCGCCAAAATAGATGAGGCGTACAAGCAAAGTAGCCAGCTGGTGGACAGTGGGGTGATCTTAAGTAACGAAGGTGTGGGGTCGGGTAATCCGGTTTATCTGTATAACGGGCTGACTACGCTGAAGCCGGCCATGATTGCGGAAGCGACCAAAAATGCCCGTGAAGCAGCGCAGCAGTTTGCCCATGATTCACAAAGTCGTCTGGGGCGGATTTTGGTAGCCGATCAAGGCGTCTTCCAGATTTTGCCTCGTGATAACGCACCGATGCTGCAAGAAGATCAGCAAATCGATAAAACCATTCGCGTAGTCACGACCATTAAATATCAGTTAGTCGATTAA